GTGCGAGTCCTGTCAGCTAATCGAGGAACAGAATCCAAAGTGAGGGTGTTGATCGAATCGGGTGATCACAAAGATAAATGGGGCACTGTCGGCGTGTCTGAGAACATTATGGAAGCGAGTTGGCAAGCGCTGGCCGACAGCATCGAATATAAGTTGCTTGCCCAGGATGAATGAGTGAGTGAGTGAGTGAGACCTCTAGCTCGCTATCTTTCTGCTTGACAGGCCGTATAACCTCACGTAACTTATAGCGAAACCGCCGATATTTCATAAGACGTTCACTGGCGATCGTTCGAAAGGTTTGTGTCGGTGTCGGAGGGGAGAGCATGAGGAAGGCAGATATTGCGAACGAAATCTACAAGCAGGTCGGTATTTCAAAAAATGAAGCAGCGGATATCGTCGAACTTGTGCTGAATATGTTGAAAGCCGTGTTACATAAGGGGGAGTCGGTCAAGATTGCCGGATTCGGAAACTTTGTGGTACGGAGTAAAGGAGCACGGAAAGGCCGGAATCCAAGGACCGGTGAAGAAATAGGAATTACGC
The nucleotide sequence above comes from Nitrospirota bacterium. Encoded proteins:
- a CDS encoding integration host factor subunit alpha, with the protein product MRKADIANEIYKQVGISKNEAADIVELVLNMLKAVLHKGESVKIAGFGNFVVRSKGARKGRNPRTGEEIGITPRRVVTFRPSQVFKKYVNS